The Streptomyces sp. NBC_01268 genome window below encodes:
- a CDS encoding ABC transporter permease, translated as MSTLTYAVSDSLTMLRRNLKHAQRYPSMTISTVIMPVMMLLLFNYAFGGAIGAGISGAGISGAGGGAYIDYVAPGIILMAATAGAVATAVGVCVDMTEGIVNRFRTMSISRAAFLTGHVVGSVIQTLIAVALVIGVALAIGFRPNASPVEWLAAIGLLTVLILALTWLAAGMGLVARTPESASNAPLPLTFLPFLGSAIVPTDSMPTGLRWFAEYQPFTPVIETLRGLLMGTEIGTSGYLALAWCLGLTLAGYLWARSAFSRTARR; from the coding sequence ATGAGCACCCTCACGTACGCGGTCAGCGACTCCCTGACCATGCTGCGACGCAACCTCAAGCACGCGCAGCGCTACCCGTCGATGACGATCTCCACCGTCATCATGCCCGTGATGATGCTGCTGCTGTTCAACTACGCCTTCGGCGGGGCCATCGGCGCCGGGATCTCCGGCGCCGGGATCTCCGGCGCCGGAGGCGGCGCCTACATCGACTACGTCGCGCCCGGCATCATCCTGATGGCCGCCACCGCCGGCGCGGTCGCCACGGCGGTCGGCGTCTGCGTCGACATGACCGAGGGCATCGTCAACCGCTTCCGCACGATGTCGATATCCCGCGCCGCGTTCCTCACCGGGCACGTCGTCGGCAGCGTCATCCAGACCCTGATCGCCGTCGCCCTGGTCATCGGCGTCGCCCTCGCCATCGGCTTCCGGCCCAACGCCTCACCCGTCGAATGGCTCGCCGCCATCGGCCTGCTGACCGTGCTCATCCTCGCCCTGACCTGGCTCGCCGCCGGAATGGGCCTGGTGGCCAGGACCCCGGAGTCGGCCAGCAACGCGCCCCTGCCGCTGACCTTCCTGCCCTTCCTCGGCAGCGCCATCGTCCCGACCGACTCCATGCCCACCGGACTGCGCTGGTTCGCCGAGTACCAGCCCTTCACCCCGGTCATCGAGACCCTTCGCGGACTCCTGATGGGCACGGAGATCGGCACCAGCGGATACCTCGCCCTGGCCTGGTGCCTCGGTCTCACCCTCGCCGGCTACCTCTGGGCCCGCTCCGCCTTCAGCCGCACGGCCAGGCGCTGA
- a CDS encoding ATP-binding cassette domain-containing protein — translation MTATTTDRAGTTAPPAISALGLHKSYGDKIVLDGIDLTIPEGSVFALLGPNGAGKTTTVEILSTLVRPDAGRARIAGHDLAERPDGVRAAIGVTGQFAAVDNLLTAEENLHLMADLRHLPRPEGRRRAAALLERFELAEAARKPVSTLSGGMRRKLDLAMTLVGDPRIIFLDEPTTGLDPRSRRTMWEIIRGLVADDGVTIFLTTQYLEEADQLADRIAVLDKGRLVAEGTPDELKALIPGGHIRLRFGSVAELDAAARHFGAAARDPEELTLRIAGDGTLPTLRAVLDVLDGAALAAESLTVHTPDLDDVFLTLTGHGTPDSTTEMAR, via the coding sequence ATGACCGCGACCACCACGGACAGGGCCGGCACCACGGCCCCGCCCGCCATCTCCGCTCTCGGCCTGCACAAGTCGTACGGCGACAAGATCGTCCTCGACGGCATCGACCTCACCATCCCCGAGGGCTCGGTCTTCGCCCTCCTCGGCCCCAACGGGGCCGGCAAGACCACCACCGTCGAGATCCTCTCGACGCTCGTCCGGCCCGACGCCGGGCGGGCCAGGATCGCCGGCCACGACCTCGCCGAACGGCCCGACGGCGTCCGCGCCGCGATCGGCGTCACCGGCCAGTTCGCCGCCGTCGACAACCTCCTGACCGCGGAGGAGAACCTCCACCTGATGGCGGACCTGCGGCACCTTCCCCGGCCCGAGGGCCGTCGCCGGGCCGCCGCGCTCCTGGAGCGGTTCGAACTCGCCGAGGCCGCCCGCAAGCCGGTCTCCACCCTCTCCGGCGGCATGCGCCGCAAGCTGGACCTGGCGATGACCCTGGTCGGCGACCCCCGGATCATCTTCCTCGACGAACCGACCACCGGGCTCGACCCGCGCAGCCGGCGCACCATGTGGGAGATCATCCGCGGGCTGGTCGCCGACGACGGCGTCACCATCTTCCTGACCACCCAGTACCTGGAGGAGGCCGACCAGCTCGCCGACCGCATCGCCGTCCTCGACAAGGGCCGGCTGGTCGCCGAGGGCACCCCGGACGAGCTGAAGGCCCTGATACCCGGCGGACACATCCGGCTGCGCTTCGGCTCCGTCGCCGAACTCGACGCCGCCGCCCGTCACTTCGGCGCCGCCGCCCGCGACCCCGAGGAGCTCACCCTCCGCATCGCCGGCGACGGCACCCTGCCGACCCTGCGGGCCGTCCTCGACGTCCTCGACGGCGCGGCGCTGGCCGCCGAGTCCCTCACCGTGCACACGCCCGACCTCGACGACGTCTTCCTGACCCTCACCGGTCACGGGACGCCCGACTCCACGACGGAGATGGCCCGATGA
- a CDS encoding DUF4097 family beta strand repeat-containing protein, whose protein sequence is MPSYETPEPITAVLEFEVANVRLTASKRGTTVVEVQPSNGADDADARAAQQTTVGYANGVLSLKGPKKRGLFGRQGSIDVTVELPAGSHLRSTAPMGDYVAEGPLGECRIKVSFGDIRIDEAAAVSLRTGFGDIRIDRAVGDAEIHGAGRVDIGEIDGAATVKNGNGETVIGEITGDLKANASNGRITIGVAHASVDAKSANGAIGVQQVARGVINLQTAVGDLEVGIRASTAAWLDAHSKFGTLRNSLDAADNPGTSDETVEIHARTSVGDIVIRRA, encoded by the coding sequence ATGCCTTCTTACGAGACCCCCGAGCCCATCACCGCGGTCCTCGAGTTCGAGGTCGCCAACGTGCGGCTCACCGCGAGCAAGCGCGGGACCACGGTCGTCGAGGTGCAGCCGAGCAACGGCGCCGACGACGCCGACGCCCGGGCCGCCCAGCAGACCACGGTCGGGTACGCCAACGGTGTCCTGAGCCTCAAGGGCCCCAAGAAGCGCGGCCTGTTCGGCAGGCAGGGCTCGATCGACGTGACGGTCGAACTCCCCGCCGGCTCCCACCTGCGCAGCACCGCGCCCATGGGCGACTACGTCGCGGAGGGACCGCTCGGCGAGTGCCGGATCAAGGTCTCGTTCGGCGACATCCGGATCGACGAGGCCGCCGCCGTGAGCCTGCGCACCGGCTTCGGTGACATCCGGATCGACCGGGCCGTGGGCGACGCCGAGATCCACGGCGCCGGCCGCGTCGACATCGGCGAGATCGACGGAGCCGCGACCGTCAAGAACGGGAACGGCGAGACCGTGATCGGCGAGATCACCGGCGACCTCAAGGCCAACGCGTCCAACGGGCGCATCACCATCGGCGTCGCGCACGCCTCCGTCGACGCCAAGTCCGCCAACGGCGCCATCGGCGTGCAGCAGGTGGCCCGCGGTGTGATCAACCTCCAGACCGCCGTCGGCGACCTGGAGGTCGGCATCCGCGCGTCCACCGCCGCCTGGCTCGACGCGCACTCCAAGTTCGGCACGCTCCGCAACTCCCTCGACGCCGCCGACAACCCCGGCACCTCCGACGAGACCGTCGAGATCCACGCCCGTACCAGCGTCGGCGACATCGTGATCCGCCGCGCCTGA
- a CDS encoding agmatine deiminase family protein has protein sequence MSPPSPTRRGALRTLAGLGGAVALGATACGPEGSADSGATTGPSGSTVPSGAGGGRRFGAEWEGHTRTFMSWPALASVWGDELPSVREDIARIARAVGEFEAVVMTARPEQVAAAQRACGSQVEVIPLPVDDLWARDTVPVFVEDGRRLVGVDFDFNGWGDKQEHANDAQVGRKLPARYHIPREQAPLVAEGGSFETDGEGTLLVTESSIVNVNRNPGKSRDRIEDELVETLGVDTVVWLAGVRGEDITDAHVDSLVRFVAPGVVLLDQAFPGTPPDSWSRSADQARSVLSKATDARGRRFEIVDLPQPDLDRITGEGDDFVSSYANFYVANDSVFLPRFGDAQADARAQSILQEHFPEREVVPLQIDTIASGGGGIHCATHDQPGRPAA, from the coding sequence ATGTCCCCTCCCTCCCCCACCCGGCGCGGCGCCCTGCGCACCCTCGCCGGACTCGGCGGGGCCGTCGCCCTCGGCGCCACGGCCTGCGGGCCCGAGGGCTCCGCCGACTCCGGGGCCACGACCGGGCCGAGCGGCTCGACCGTGCCCTCCGGAGCGGGCGGCGGGCGGCGGTTCGGTGCCGAGTGGGAGGGCCACACCCGCACCTTCATGTCCTGGCCGGCCCTGGCCTCCGTCTGGGGGGACGAGCTGCCGTCCGTACGGGAGGACATCGCGCGCATCGCCCGCGCCGTCGGGGAGTTCGAGGCCGTGGTGATGACGGCCCGCCCGGAGCAGGTGGCGGCGGCCCAGCGGGCCTGCGGCTCGCAGGTCGAGGTCATCCCGCTGCCCGTCGACGACCTCTGGGCCCGCGACACCGTCCCCGTCTTCGTGGAGGACGGACGCCGGCTCGTCGGCGTCGACTTCGACTTCAACGGCTGGGGCGACAAGCAGGAACACGCCAACGACGCCCAGGTGGGCCGCAAGCTGCCGGCCCGGTACCACATCCCCCGCGAGCAGGCCCCGCTCGTCGCCGAGGGCGGCTCCTTCGAGACCGACGGCGAGGGCACCCTGCTCGTCACCGAGAGCTCGATCGTCAACGTCAACCGCAACCCGGGGAAGAGCCGGGACCGGATCGAGGACGAACTCGTCGAGACGCTGGGCGTGGACACGGTGGTCTGGCTGGCGGGCGTCCGCGGCGAGGACATCACCGACGCCCACGTGGACAGTCTCGTACGGTTCGTCGCCCCCGGTGTCGTCCTCCTGGACCAGGCGTTCCCGGGCACGCCCCCGGACTCCTGGTCCCGCTCGGCCGACCAGGCCCGCTCGGTGCTCTCGAAGGCGACCGACGCCCGGGGCCGGCGCTTCGAGATCGTCGACCTGCCCCAGCCCGACCTGGACAGGATCACCGGCGAGGGCGACGACTTCGTGTCCAGCTACGCCAACTTCTACGTCGCCAACGACTCGGTCTTCCTGCCCCGCTTCGGCGACGCGCAGGCGGACGCCCGGGCCCAGTCGATCCTCCAGGAGCACTTCCCCGAGCGCGAGGTCGTGCCGTTGCAGATCGACACCATCGCCTCGGGCGGCGGCGGCATCCACTGCGCCACCCACGACCAGCCCGGGAGACCTGCGGCCTGA
- a CDS encoding penicillin acylase family protein: MARRRSRTRLPLAVMAAVAVMGTTAVAGPSAAEAAPDKPTIRYTEYGIPHIVASTWEGLGTGYGYAAAKDNICTLADTYLMVNAQRSRYLGPTGKASPGQSQNSTTNLNSDLYFQRINDNRVVERLLEQPAPNGPEPEVKEAIRGYVQGYNRYLAETGVGNITDPACRGAAWVRPITELDVYRHAHAEIIMGTADPLLDGLVNAVPPGASAAAAAAAKPPTAAQRAKSAKETGRRIREAMAASRRDGMGSNALAVGAQGVSGGTSMLLANPHFPWQGKNRMWQSQLTIPGKVNVTGASLLGLPAVNIGHNDDVAWSHTVATVAPFGLFDVQVDPLNPTMYLVDGAWEKMTSQQVSVDVLGADGSVGKVSRTMWSTRYGPVTASVQGIGLPWLVSAHAVRDVNMDNLRALNTWFHLDQAKDVHDVVNTLETTQGVPFFNTIASDRKGDALYADIQATPNITDEHARSCLTETGKILFNQTLRLPNIPPVSIFDGKRSACDWPADPNAVAPGLLDPRKQPRLIRSDFVGNANDSAWLANPEQPLSFPRVMGDTAAPRSLRTQELILTAQNRINGTDGLAGRGFTPENMRQLLFADNSRAADLALNATVKACQDVLFGLVLVDGNLVNVSEACPILAAWKSHDFTSDSRGSWLFENYWYQLAGGKGVESLPWKVPFDPKDPVHTPNSLDPGNNAVRDSLARAIFAMRNAGIPLNAALSDVQKVTRNGEQIPVHGSIHELGVLNVVTPGLVDGKTDITFGSSFIQQVRFTADGPPQASTLLTYSQSADPTSPHYADQTRLFSAGQWVTERFTEEQIAASPALETKVLD; encoded by the coding sequence ATGGCGCGGAGGAGATCAAGGACGAGGCTGCCGCTGGCGGTCATGGCCGCGGTGGCGGTGATGGGCACGACGGCGGTCGCCGGGCCGTCCGCCGCCGAGGCGGCGCCGGACAAGCCGACGATCCGTTACACCGAGTACGGGATCCCGCACATCGTCGCCTCGACCTGGGAGGGCCTGGGGACGGGCTACGGCTACGCGGCGGCCAAGGACAACATCTGCACCCTGGCCGACACGTACCTGATGGTCAACGCCCAGCGGTCCCGCTATCTGGGACCCACGGGGAAGGCGAGCCCCGGCCAGAGCCAGAACAGCACCACCAATCTCAACAGCGACCTGTACTTCCAGCGGATCAACGACAACCGGGTCGTGGAGCGGCTGCTCGAACAGCCCGCGCCCAACGGGCCGGAGCCGGAGGTCAAGGAGGCCATCCGAGGCTACGTCCAGGGGTACAACCGGTACCTGGCCGAGACGGGCGTCGGCAACATCACCGACCCCGCCTGCCGGGGCGCTGCCTGGGTGCGGCCCATCACCGAGCTCGACGTCTACCGGCACGCGCACGCCGAGATCATCATGGGCACCGCCGACCCCCTCCTCGACGGCCTGGTCAACGCCGTTCCTCCCGGGGCCTCGGCCGCCGCCGCGGCCGCGGCGAAGCCGCCCACCGCCGCGCAGCGCGCCAAGAGCGCGAAGGAGACCGGGCGGAGGATCCGCGAGGCGATGGCGGCGAGCCGGCGCGACGGCATGGGCAGCAACGCGCTGGCGGTCGGCGCGCAGGGCGTGTCCGGCGGCACGAGCATGCTGCTCGCCAACCCCCACTTCCCGTGGCAGGGCAAGAACCGCATGTGGCAGAGCCAGCTGACGATCCCGGGCAAGGTCAACGTCACCGGAGCCAGCCTGCTCGGACTGCCCGCGGTGAACATCGGGCACAACGACGACGTCGCCTGGAGCCACACGGTCGCCACGGTCGCTCCGTTCGGTCTCTTCGACGTCCAGGTCGACCCGCTGAACCCGACCATGTACCTGGTCGACGGGGCCTGGGAGAAGATGACCTCCCAGCAGGTCTCCGTCGACGTCCTCGGCGCGGACGGCTCCGTCGGCAAGGTCAGCAGGACCATGTGGTCCACCCGCTACGGCCCGGTCACCGCCTCGGTCCAGGGCATCGGGCTGCCCTGGCTGGTGAGCGCCCACGCCGTACGCGACGTGAACATGGACAACCTGCGCGCCCTGAACACCTGGTTCCACCTGGACCAGGCGAAGGACGTCCACGACGTGGTGAACACCCTGGAGACCACCCAGGGCGTCCCCTTCTTCAACACCATCGCCTCCGACCGCAAGGGCGACGCGCTCTACGCGGACATCCAGGCCACCCCCAACATCACCGACGAGCACGCCCGGTCGTGCCTCACCGAGACCGGCAAGATCCTCTTCAACCAGACGCTCCGGCTGCCCAACATCCCGCCGGTCTCCATCTTCGACGGCAAGCGCAGCGCCTGCGACTGGCCCGCCGACCCCAACGCGGTCGCGCCGGGCCTGCTGGACCCCCGCAAGCAGCCGCGCCTGATCCGCTCGGACTTCGTCGGCAACGCCAACGACAGCGCCTGGCTCGCCAACCCCGAGCAGCCGCTGTCCTTCCCCCGCGTCATGGGCGACACGGCGGCGCCCCGGTCGCTGCGCACCCAGGAGCTGATCCTGACCGCGCAGAACCGGATCAACGGCACCGACGGCCTGGCCGGCCGGGGCTTCACGCCGGAGAACATGCGCCAGTTGCTGTTCGCCGACAACAGCAGGGCGGCCGACCTGGCTCTGAACGCCACCGTGAAGGCGTGCCAGGACGTCCTGTTCGGGCTCGTCCTCGTCGACGGCAACCTGGTCAACGTGAGCGAGGCCTGCCCGATCCTGGCCGCCTGGAAGAGCCACGACTTCACGTCGGACAGCCGGGGCTCCTGGCTGTTCGAGAACTACTGGTACCAGCTGGCGGGCGGCAAGGGCGTCGAGTCGCTGCCGTGGAAGGTGCCCTTCGACCCCAAGGACCCGGTGCACACGCCCAACTCGCTCGACCCGGGGAACAACGCCGTGCGCGACTCGCTGGCACGGGCGATATTCGCCATGCGCAACGCGGGCATCCCGCTGAACGCGGCGCTCTCGGACGTCCAGAAGGTCACCCGCAACGGCGAGCAGATCCCCGTCCACGGCTCGATCCACGAGCTGGGCGTCCTGAACGTCGTCACTCCCGGCCTGGTCGACGGAAAGACGGACATCACCTTCGGCTCCAGCTTCATCCAGCAGGTGCGCTTCACCGCCGACGGCCCGCCGCAGGCCTCCACCCTGCTGACCTACTCCCAGTCGGCCGACCCGACCTCGCCCCACTACGCCGACCAGACCCGGCTGTTCTCGGCCGGCCAGTGGGTGACCGAGCGCTTCACCGAGGAACAGATCGCGGCCTCACCGGCCCTGGAGACCAAGGTCCTGGACTGA
- a CDS encoding alpha/beta hydrolase translates to MITPAAGPAQAADATSPPPITNGFGLTQVEAASGSATDFHLTVTTPEVTGRHHIKIILPRGYYDDPNRRYPVLYFLHGSPDDPVQQNYPALSTSNDMITVIPDGGARGWYANWLNQKTVLGAQNWENFHLKQVIPFIDANLRTIATKKTRAVAGVSMGGFGALHYAQVRPDLFGQTASLSGDIDLSVKSMDLRLAVVASLIDATGAICGSSSGSCDPNDSPYKPGVDSDAAFGSPYPIFNADWRWNEVDPAAHMDKLRTVGVSIYVGNGGGSPTETEFWLEGAAKHVKDSMDALGMSYYYVDYGDGSAWGSNCNGGHNAWCWEQDLRDLIPRLERSFTS, encoded by the coding sequence ATGATCACCCCGGCGGCCGGTCCGGCTCAGGCCGCCGACGCCACCAGCCCGCCGCCGATCACCAACGGATTCGGACTGACCCAGGTGGAGGCGGCGAGCGGCAGCGCCACCGACTTCCACCTCACCGTGACCACGCCCGAGGTGACGGGCCGGCACCACATCAAGATCATCCTGCCCCGCGGCTACTACGACGACCCGAACCGGCGCTATCCGGTGCTCTACTTCCTGCACGGCTCGCCCGACGACCCGGTCCAGCAGAACTACCCGGCGCTGAGCACGTCGAACGACATGATCACGGTCATCCCCGACGGCGGCGCCCGCGGCTGGTACGCCAACTGGCTCAACCAGAAGACCGTGCTCGGTGCCCAGAACTGGGAGAACTTCCACCTCAAGCAGGTCATCCCGTTCATCGACGCGAACCTGCGGACCATCGCCACCAAGAAGACCCGGGCCGTCGCGGGCGTCTCCATGGGCGGGTTCGGCGCCCTGCACTACGCCCAGGTCCGCCCCGACCTGTTCGGCCAGACCGCGTCCCTGTCGGGCGACATCGACCTGTCGGTCAAGTCCATGGACCTGCGGCTGGCCGTCGTCGCCTCCCTCATCGACGCGACGGGTGCGATCTGCGGCTCCTCGTCCGGCTCCTGCGACCCGAACGACTCCCCGTACAAGCCCGGCGTGGACAGCGACGCCGCGTTCGGCTCGCCGTACCCGATCTTCAACGCCGACTGGCGCTGGAACGAGGTCGACCCGGCGGCCCACATGGACAAGCTCAGGACCGTCGGTGTCTCCATCTACGTCGGCAACGGAGGCGGCTCGCCCACCGAGACCGAGTTCTGGCTCGAAGGCGCGGCCAAGCACGTCAAGGACAGCATGGACGCCCTCGGCATGTCGTACTACTACGTGGACTACGGCGACGGTTCCGCCTGGGGCAGCAACTGCAACGGCGGCCACAACGCCTGGTGCTGGGAGCAGGACCTCAGGGACCTGATCCCGCGCCTTGAGCGGTCCTTCACCTCCTGA
- a CDS encoding BTAD domain-containing putative transcriptional regulator produces the protein MPTTATTLGDQERALLSAVGSGLRDDEIAAALAVPEASVAEQLARILVRLGLRDRSAAIVHAFDCGLVVPGHGPRPRRAVPATLAAVGREPAPRIGISVLGPLEAWQDGRPLRLGHLRQQAVLAALALGGGRTVSRRELLDGVWGVEPPAANVVPVYVYRLRKALGGGERPDAVIAHDRCGYRLVPGVVDVDVVRLEELLGRVETADRSGETAETVRLCSRALDLFRGEEPLAGLPGPRAERERLRLTERRIALVRRKAEGLLRLGRSAEALAELFALFAAHPLNEPVAALLMGALYRDGRRADASAVFDRARRRLADDLGVAPSRMLRRTHQMILRGDESGLGRSLRLGHGLGLAG, from the coding sequence ATGCCGACGACCGCCACCACGCTCGGGGACCAGGAGCGCGCGCTGCTCTCGGCGGTGGGCAGCGGGCTGCGGGACGACGAGATCGCCGCCGCGCTTGCGGTCCCCGAGGCCTCGGTGGCCGAACAGCTCGCGCGGATCCTCGTACGGCTGGGACTGCGCGACCGTTCCGCGGCCATCGTCCACGCCTTCGACTGCGGACTGGTCGTCCCCGGCCACGGCCCGCGCCCCCGGCGGGCGGTCCCCGCAACCCTGGCCGCGGTCGGCCGGGAGCCCGCGCCGCGGATCGGGATCTCCGTGCTCGGCCCCCTGGAGGCCTGGCAGGACGGGCGGCCGCTGCGGCTGGGGCACCTGCGTCAGCAGGCCGTCCTGGCGGCGCTGGCGCTGGGCGGCGGGCGGACCGTCAGCCGCCGGGAACTGCTGGACGGCGTCTGGGGCGTGGAGCCGCCGGCCGCGAACGTGGTACCGGTGTACGTGTACCGGTTGCGCAAGGCCCTCGGTGGGGGAGAGCGCCCGGACGCGGTCATCGCGCACGACCGGTGCGGCTACCGGCTGGTCCCCGGCGTGGTCGACGTGGACGTCGTCCGCCTGGAGGAGCTGCTGGGCCGGGTCGAGACGGCGGACCGGTCGGGGGAAACGGCGGAGACGGTCCGGCTCTGTTCGCGGGCGCTGGACCTGTTCCGGGGGGAGGAGCCGCTGGCCGGCCTGCCCGGGCCGCGGGCCGAACGGGAGCGGCTGCGGCTCACCGAGCGCAGGATCGCCCTCGTACGGCGGAAGGCGGAGGGCCTGCTGCGGCTCGGCCGGTCCGCCGAGGCGCTCGCCGAACTGTTCGCCCTGTTCGCCGCACACCCGCTGAACGAGCCGGTGGCCGCGCTCCTGATGGGCGCGCTGTACCGCGACGGGCGTCGGGCGGACGCCTCGGCCGTGTTCGACCGCGCGCGCCGCCGGCTCGCCGACGACCTGGGGGTCGCGCCGAGCCGGATGCTGCGGCGGACGCACCAGATGATCCTGCGCGGGGACGAGTCCGGGCTCGGTCGGAGTCTCCGGCTCGGTCACGGGCTGGGTCTCGCGGGATGA
- a CDS encoding MFS transporter, with protein sequence MAEERQGWLKCLLGGAVFVVCMAGTTLPTPLYPLYQEKFGFSELTVTVVFAVYAFGVIGVLLLAGNASDTIGRRPTLWWGLAFAAASAVCFLAADSLGWLYAGRLLSGVSAGLFTGAASAYVMELAPPGGASGATLVATAANMGGLGCGPLLAGLLAEYAPEPLLLPFAVHLGLVVLSAVVLLFLPETVPDRQPLTAVRPRKPALPAQVRAVFVPAAVSSFAGFALFGVFTSVSPAFLARYLHVDDHAVSGIVVALAFFASTGGQVAAGRLGTARSLPLGCAVLFAGLVLLGCALATDLLVFVVLAALVGGAGQGLAFRAALSAVAAASPPDQRAAVISALFVVAYAGISVPVIGVGLLADPLGLEGAGLVFIACMLVLVAIAGAYLLRRMAPADR encoded by the coding sequence ATGGCGGAGGAGCGGCAAGGCTGGCTGAAGTGTCTGCTCGGCGGCGCGGTGTTCGTCGTGTGCATGGCCGGAACGACCCTGCCGACCCCGCTCTACCCGCTCTATCAGGAGAAGTTCGGCTTCTCCGAGCTCACGGTCACCGTCGTGTTCGCGGTCTACGCGTTCGGCGTGATCGGCGTGCTGCTCCTCGCGGGCAACGCCTCCGACACCATCGGACGGCGCCCGACGCTCTGGTGGGGCCTGGCGTTCGCGGCGGCGAGCGCCGTCTGCTTCCTCGCCGCCGACTCCCTGGGCTGGCTGTACGCGGGCCGGCTCCTGTCGGGCGTGTCGGCCGGCCTGTTCACGGGCGCCGCCAGCGCGTACGTCATGGAGCTCGCCCCGCCCGGCGGCGCGTCGGGAGCCACGCTCGTCGCGACCGCCGCCAACATGGGCGGACTGGGCTGCGGGCCGCTCCTGGCGGGACTGCTCGCGGAGTACGCCCCCGAGCCGCTGCTGCTGCCGTTCGCCGTGCACCTCGGGCTCGTCGTGCTCTCGGCCGTCGTCCTGCTGTTCCTGCCCGAGACGGTGCCGGACCGGCAGCCGCTGACCGCCGTGCGGCCACGGAAGCCCGCGCTCCCGGCCCAGGTGCGGGCCGTCTTCGTGCCGGCGGCGGTCTCCTCCTTCGCGGGGTTCGCCCTGTTCGGAGTCTTCACCTCCGTCAGCCCCGCCTTCCTCGCGCGGTACCTGCACGTGGACGACCACGCCGTCAGCGGAATCGTCGTCGCCCTGGCCTTCTTCGCCTCCACCGGCGGACAGGTGGCCGCCGGCCGCCTCGGCACCGCGCGCTCGCTGCCGCTGGGCTGCGCCGTGCTCTTCGCGGGACTGGTCCTGCTCGGCTGCGCGCTCGCCACGGACCTGCTCGTCTTCGTCGTGCTGGCCGCCCTCGTCGGCGGCGCCGGACAGGGCCTCGCCTTCCGGGCGGCGCTCTCCGCCGTCGCGGCGGCCTCGCCACCGGACCAGCGCGCGGCGGTCATCTCCGCGCTGTTCGTCGTCGCGTACGCGGGCATCTCGGTCCCGGTGATCGGCGTCGGCCTGCTGGCGGATCCGCTCGGCCTGGAGGGGGCCGGGCTCGTGTTCATCGCCTGCATGCTGGTCCTCGTCGCGATCGCCGGCGCCTACCTGCTGCGCCGGATGGCGCCGGCGGACCGCTGA
- a CDS encoding class I SAM-dependent methyltransferase, with translation MERFDGTERSASGGRYGEAVFRPGQAGEGERIDFGALAYDGITLARLRALGAGPGWHCLDVGAGTGTVSRRLLDEAGVAGVLAVDRDVRFLAERPVPGLDVLEADITAPGAVPGRFRLVHARFVLMHLPERERLVAELAALVEPGGVLVLSDAIDLTGDGTPVTPYSEAMRAMWQGLRATIGTDVTWVPSYPRLLRRAGLGRVGAELHVPPLQPGSPLSRFWADTWQRSRAAMLATGLVDDAAVDAAVRYLESDDCAALSAGMMTVWGWKPSADT, from the coding sequence ATGGAACGGTTCGACGGGACGGAGCGGTCGGCGTCCGGCGGGCGCTACGGCGAGGCCGTGTTCCGGCCCGGACAGGCCGGCGAGGGCGAGCGGATCGACTTCGGCGCCCTCGCCTACGACGGGATCACCCTGGCCCGGCTGCGCGCCCTCGGGGCCGGGCCGGGGTGGCACTGCCTCGACGTGGGCGCCGGTACGGGCACGGTCTCCCGCCGGCTGCTCGACGAGGCCGGGGTGGCGGGCGTCCTCGCCGTCGACCGGGACGTACGGTTCCTCGCCGAGCGGCCGGTGCCCGGGCTGGACGTGCTGGAGGCCGACATCACCGCCCCGGGCGCCGTCCCCGGCCGGTTCCGGCTCGTGCACGCGCGCTTCGTGCTGATGCACCTCCCCGAGCGCGAGCGGCTGGTCGCCGAGCTGGCCGCACTCGTGGAGCCCGGCGGCGTCCTGGTGCTCAGCGACGCCATCGACCTGACCGGCGACGGGACGCCGGTCACCCCGTACTCCGAGGCGATGCGGGCGATGTGGCAGGGGCTGCGCGCCACCATCGGCACGGACGTCACCTGGGTCCCCTCGTACCCCCGGCTGCTGCGCCGGGCGGGGCTCGGGCGGGTCGGCGCCGAGCTGCACGTGCCGCCGTTGCAGCCGGGCAGTCCCCTCAGCCGTTTCTGGGCGGACACGTGGCAGCGGAGCCGTGCGGCGATGCTGGCCACCGGACTGGTCGACGACGCCGCCGTCGACGCGGCGGTCCGCTACCTGGAGTCGGACGACTGCGCCGCCCTGTCGGCCGGGATGATGACCGTGTGGGGATGGAAGCCCTCGGCGGACACGTGA